The following are from one region of the Prevotella communis genome:
- a CDS encoding UDP-N-acetylmuramoyl-L-alanyl-D-glutamate--2,6-diaminopimelate ligase, with the protein MILEELLKNIEVKSIAGSTDVDIKDVDIDSRKVAAGHLFVAIKGTQTDGHQYIQKAIELGASAILCEDMPDERQPQVCYVQVASTEAVVGQVATTFHGDPTSKLKLVGVTGTNGKTTIATLLYNMFRKLGYKCGLLSTVCNYIEGEPVPASHTTPDPIELNNLLHRMVDAGCQYVFMECSSHAIAQKRIGGLTFAGGIFTNLTRDHLDYHKTVENYRDAKKAFFDMLPKGAFAITNADDKNGMFMVQNTKATVKTYSIRTMADFKARIIECHFEGMYLEVDGHEVGVQFIGKFNVSNLLAVYGAAVMLGEKPEEILLVLSTLKSVAGRLEPIHSPEGYTAVVDYAHTPDALENVLKAIHEVLDGKEGKIITVCGAGGNRDKGKRPLMAQEAVKQSDRVIITSDNPRFEEPQDIINDMLAGLDSKQMKKVVSIVDRKEAIRTACMLAQKGDVILIAGKGHEDYQEIKGVKHHFDDREVVKEIFEA; encoded by the coding sequence ATGATACTTGAAGAACTATTAAAGAATATTGAAGTCAAAAGCATCGCCGGATCTACGGATGTAGATATCAAGGATGTTGATATTGACTCAAGAAAAGTTGCAGCAGGACATCTGTTTGTGGCTATTAAAGGCACACAGACAGATGGTCATCAGTATATCCAAAAAGCTATTGAGCTGGGAGCATCTGCTATCTTGTGTGAAGATATGCCAGATGAGCGTCAGCCACAGGTATGCTATGTACAGGTGGCCTCAACGGAGGCCGTGGTTGGCCAGGTGGCAACCACCTTCCATGGTGACCCAACGTCGAAACTGAAGTTGGTCGGTGTTACGGGAACCAATGGCAAGACCACCATCGCCACCTTATTATATAATATGTTCCGCAAACTGGGTTATAAGTGCGGACTGCTCTCAACGGTATGCAACTATATCGAGGGTGAGCCTGTGCCTGCCAGTCATACAACACCAGATCCTATTGAGTTGAATAACTTGCTTCACCGAATGGTAGATGCAGGTTGTCAGTATGTCTTCATGGAGTGCTCCAGTCATGCCATTGCCCAGAAGCGTATTGGCGGACTGACATTTGCAGGTGGTATCTTCACGAATCTGACTCGTGACCATCTGGATTATCATAAGACGGTAGAGAACTACCGTGATGCGAAGAAGGCTTTCTTTGATATGTTGCCAAAGGGCGCTTTTGCTATCACCAATGCTGACGATAAGAATGGCATGTTTATGGTGCAGAACACCAAGGCTACCGTGAAGACCTATAGCATCCGTACGATGGCCGACTTCAAGGCACGTATCATAGAGTGTCATTTCGAAGGTATGTATCTGGAAGTTGATGGCCATGAGGTAGGTGTACAGTTTATTGGTAAGTTTAATGTAAGCAACCTGCTTGCTGTCTATGGCGCCGCTGTGATGCTGGGTGAGAAACCAGAGGAGATACTCTTGGTGCTCAGCACGTTGAAGAGTGTGGCAGGTCGTTTGGAACCAATCCATTCGCCAGAGGGTTATACGGCTGTCGTTGACTATGCTCATACGCCTGATGCATTGGAGAACGTGCTGAAGGCCATTCATGAAGTGTTGGATGGTAAGGAAGGAAAGATCATCACCGTCTGTGGCGCTGGTGGCAATCGTGACAAGGGTAAGCGTCCGCTGATGGCTCAAGAGGCTGTCAAGCAGAGTGACCGTGTTATCATCACAAGTGACAACCCCCGTTTCGAGGAACCACAGGATATCATCAATGATATGTTGGCCGGACTGGATTCGAAGCAGATGAAGAAGGTGGTGAGTATTGTTGACCGTAAGGAGGCTATCCGTACGGCTTGTATGCTGGCTCAGAAAGGCGATGTGATCCTGATTGCTGGTAAGGGCCATGAGGACTATCAGGAAATCAAGGGCGTGAAGCACCATTTTGATGACCGTGAGGTGGTAAAGGAAATCTTTGAGGCATAA
- a CDS encoding phospho-N-acetylmuramoyl-pentapeptide-transferase, with product MLYYLFRFLEQYNIPGSHLWSYISFRALLALIFSLVISAWFGEFFIKWMKRRKIFETERDPSIDPFGVEKKGVPTMGGLIIIVSILVPVLLLGRIRNIYLILMVVTTIWLGFLGFMDDYIKIFRRNKEGLKGKYKIVGQVSIGFIVGIVLYLSPDVVMRENVSVPQQNRTEVVKHESVAHKSLKTTIPFIKHHNLSYSDVMSFVGKHKVAAGWIVFVLMTILVVTAVSNGANLNDGMDGMCAGNSAVIGAVLGILAYISSHIGFASYFDIMYIPHSEELVVFLSAFVGAMVGFLWYNAFPAQIFMGDTGSLTIGGVIGVGAVIIHKELMLPILCGIFFVESLSVIIQTQWFKFMKKKGQRVRVFRATPIHDTFRKLDSQLDSTSRYILKGWPHRPFHESKITIRFWITTIILAALTIITLKIR from the coding sequence ATGCTATACTATCTGTTCAGATTCTTAGAGCAATACAATATTCCAGGAAGTCACCTGTGGAGTTATATCTCTTTCCGTGCCCTTCTGGCTTTGATTTTCTCTCTGGTTATCTCTGCCTGGTTTGGTGAGTTCTTCATCAAATGGATGAAGCGTCGCAAGATTTTCGAGACTGAGCGTGATCCGTCTATCGATCCCTTTGGCGTCGAGAAGAAAGGTGTGCCCACAATGGGTGGCCTCATTATCATTGTCAGTATTCTGGTGCCTGTACTCCTGTTAGGTCGTATCCGTAACATCTATCTGATTCTGATGGTGGTCACCACGATATGGCTGGGATTCCTCGGCTTCATGGATGACTATATCAAGATATTCCGTCGGAACAAAGAAGGTTTGAAGGGAAAATATAAGATTGTGGGACAGGTGTCTATCGGATTCATTGTTGGTATTGTGCTCTATCTGAGTCCTGACGTGGTGATGCGCGAGAATGTAAGTGTACCGCAGCAGAACAGAACGGAAGTGGTGAAGCATGAATCTGTGGCCCATAAGTCCTTGAAGACAACGATACCATTTATAAAACACCATAACCTGAGTTACTCTGACGTGATGTCGTTTGTAGGAAAGCACAAGGTGGCTGCAGGATGGATTGTCTTCGTCCTGATGACTATTCTTGTGGTGACGGCAGTGTCGAATGGTGCCAATTTGAATGATGGTATGGATGGTATGTGTGCTGGAAACTCAGCTGTTATAGGTGCCGTCTTAGGTATATTGGCCTATATATCGTCGCATATAGGATTTGCCTCTTATTTCGACATCATGTATATCCCTCATAGTGAGGAACTGGTAGTGTTCTTGAGTGCCTTTGTCGGTGCGATGGTAGGTTTCCTTTGGTATAATGCCTTCCCTGCACAGATTTTCATGGGCGACACCGGTTCTTTGACTATTGGTGGTGTTATCGGTGTGGGTGCTGTGATTATCCACAAGGAGTTGATGTTGCCAATCTTATGTGGCATCTTCTTCGTGGAAAGCCTGAGTGTTATCATCCAGACCCAGTGGTTTAAGTTCATGAAGAAAAAAGGACAGCGTGTGCGCGTGTTCCGTGCAACGCCTATTCACGATACGTTCAGAAAACTCGACTCACAGCTTGATTCAACGTCGCGTTATATTCTGAAAGGTTGGCCACACCGTCCTTTTCACGAGTCGAAAATCACTATCCGCTTCTGGATAACAACCATTATCCTGGCGGCATTGACTATTATAACATTGAAGATACGATGA
- the murD gene encoding UDP-N-acetylmuramoyl-L-alanine--D-glutamate ligase, producing MKRIVVLGAGESGAGAAILAKKEGFDVFVSDMSKIAPRYKQMLDDHQIVWEEGQHTESLILNADEIIKSPGIPETAPMVKKAVEKGIGIISEIEFAGRYTNSKMICITGSNGKTTTTSLVYHIFKKAGYDAGLAGNIGNSLALQVAEDPHEYYIIELSSFQLDNMYEFHANIAILLNITPDHLDRYNFEMQNYVDAKMRIIQNQTPDDAFIYWNDDPIIQRELRKYDIQAIQYPFSELKEKGSIGYISEGEYTIEQPEPFNMEQEQLSLTGRHNIYNSLAAGIAGDIAGIKKDIIRQSLSDFPGVEHRLEKVATVRGVHYVNDSKATNVDACWYALDSMKTKVVLIVGGKDKGNDYDPIKPLIREKCSALVYLGADNKKLHDNFDALGLPVRDTHSMKECVEACYELASPGETVLLSPCCASFDLFKNMEDRGEQFKELVRNL from the coding sequence ATGAAAAGAATTGTAGTTTTAGGAGCAGGTGAGAGTGGTGCCGGAGCAGCTATTCTGGCGAAGAAAGAGGGTTTTGACGTGTTTGTTTCAGACATGTCGAAGATAGCCCCGCGCTATAAGCAGATGCTTGACGACCACCAGATTGTTTGGGAAGAGGGACAGCATACGGAGTCGCTGATTCTGAATGCCGATGAGATTATCAAGAGTCCTGGTATCCCCGAGACGGCTCCTATGGTTAAGAAGGCTGTAGAGAAGGGTATTGGCATTATCAGCGAGATTGAGTTTGCTGGTCGCTATACCAATTCGAAGATGATTTGTATCACGGGTTCAAATGGTAAGACAACAACGACCTCGCTGGTCTATCATATTTTCAAGAAGGCTGGCTACGATGCCGGTCTGGCTGGCAATATCGGAAACTCGTTGGCTCTGCAGGTGGCAGAGGATCCGCATGAGTATTATATCATCGAACTGTCTTCGTTCCAGTTGGACAATATGTATGAGTTCCATGCTAATATTGCTATTCTGCTCAACATCACGCCCGACCATCTGGATCGCTATAATTTTGAGATGCAGAACTATGTGGATGCCAAGATGCGTATCATCCAGAATCAGACACCTGACGATGCCTTCATCTACTGGAATGATGATCCCATCATCCAGCGTGAGTTGCGGAAATATGACATCCAGGCTATTCAGTATCCGTTCTCTGAGCTGAAGGAGAAAGGCTCTATCGGTTATATCTCTGAGGGAGAATACACCATTGAACAGCCGGAACCGTTTAACATGGAGCAGGAACAGCTGAGTCTGACGGGACGTCATAATATCTATAACTCGCTGGCTGCAGGTATTGCTGGTGATATCGCAGGTATCAAGAAGGATATCATCCGCCAGTCACTCAGTGACTTCCCCGGAGTGGAACACCGTCTGGAGAAAGTTGCTACTGTGCGTGGCGTTCATTATGTGAACGATTCCAAGGCTACGAATGTGGATGCCTGCTGGTATGCACTCGACTCCATGAAAACCAAGGTGGTGCTGATTGTAGGTGGTAAGGATAAGGGAAATGACTATGATCCCATCAAACCGCTCATCCGCGAGAAATGTTCTGCATTGGTATATCTTGGAGCTGACAATAAGAAACTGCACGATAACTTCGATGCGCTCGGCCTTCCCGTTCGTGATACGCACTCAATGAAGGAGTGTGTGGAAGCTTGCTATGAGTTGGCCAGCCCTGGTGAGACAGTACTCCTGTCACCGTGTTGCGCATCGTTCGACCTCTTTAAGAATATGGAGGATCGTGGAGAGCAATTCAAGGAATTGGTAAGAAATCTATAG
- a CDS encoding FtsW/RodA/SpoVE family cell cycle protein, whose translation MEKKIGNLFKGDKGIWTVFLFLCLISIVEVFSASSTLTYKTHNYMMPLIYHTAMILVGVGVAIITLNIPCRYFKLLTPLMLVLTYATLLWVLIGGESINGANRVIQLPGFTFQPSEIAKGTMVLTAAQILSAMQREDESGADPTAMKYVLWLVVPATMLIGLENLSTAVLLFSVIFVMMFIARVPLRQMGKLTGVLVLLVAIFLGLVFWMAKLDKEGQELEQAQANGQTEQVVKSSEKKDRSGWEKLTHRFWTWKNRIAGKEDKNVPAEEYKVTDKNFQVTHANFAIASSGIIGKGPGNSVERDYLPQAFSDFIYAIIIEEMGLVGAIAVVFLYVILLFRAARIASRCENNFPAFLVMGLTLLLVFQAVINMCVAVDFGIVTGQPLPLVSKGGTSTIVNCAYIGVILSVSRSAKRKDQSVKTAEV comes from the coding sequence ATGGAAAAGAAAATTGGCAATCTCTTCAAGGGCGATAAAGGTATATGGACGGTGTTCCTGTTCCTTTGTCTTATCAGCATCGTCGAGGTGTTCTCTGCCTCGAGTACGCTGACCTATAAAACCCATAACTATATGATGCCGTTGATTTATCACACGGCGATGATTCTTGTGGGTGTGGGCGTGGCTATCATCACGCTGAATATCCCATGCAGATATTTCAAGCTGCTGACGCCTTTGATGCTGGTTCTTACCTATGCCACTCTGTTGTGGGTATTGATAGGTGGTGAGAGTATCAATGGTGCCAACCGCGTTATCCAATTGCCTGGATTCACGTTCCAACCTTCAGAGATTGCCAAGGGAACGATGGTCTTGACGGCTGCGCAGATTCTCAGTGCGATGCAGCGCGAGGACGAGAGTGGTGCAGATCCCACTGCCATGAAGTATGTGCTTTGGTTGGTGGTACCAGCTACGATGTTGATTGGTCTTGAGAACCTGTCAACGGCAGTATTGCTCTTCAGTGTTATCTTTGTCATGATGTTTATTGCCCGTGTTCCATTGAGACAGATGGGTAAGTTGACGGGTGTACTTGTTTTGCTTGTTGCTATATTCCTAGGACTGGTGTTCTGGATGGCCAAATTAGATAAGGAAGGCCAGGAACTGGAACAGGCTCAGGCTAACGGACAGACAGAACAGGTGGTAAAGAGTTCGGAGAAGAAAGACAGATCTGGATGGGAAAAGTTGACCCACCGTTTCTGGACCTGGAAGAACCGTATTGCAGGTAAGGAAGACAAGAATGTTCCTGCCGAGGAGTACAAGGTAACCGATAAGAACTTCCAGGTGACTCATGCCAACTTTGCCATTGCGTCATCAGGTATCATCGGTAAAGGACCCGGTAACTCTGTGGAGCGTGATTATCTGCCACAGGCTTTCTCCGATTTTATCTATGCGATTATCATTGAAGAGATGGGACTGGTTGGTGCTATAGCCGTGGTGTTCCTATATGTCATCCTCTTGTTCAGGGCTGCGCGTATAGCCAGTAGATGTGAGAATAACTTCCCTGCTTTTCTTGTGATGGGACTGACGTTGCTGCTGGTGTTCCAGGCAGTCATCAATATGTGTGTGGCTGTTGACTTTGGTATCGTCACCGGTCAGCCGTTGCCTCTCGTCTCGAAAGGTGGTACATCGACGATTGTGAACTGTGCCTATATTGGCGTCATCTTGAGTGTCAGCCGTAGTGCAAAACGTAAAGACCAGTCTGTAAAAACTGCAGAAGTATGA